The Anolis carolinensis isolate JA03-04 chromosome 1, rAnoCar3.1.pri, whole genome shotgun sequence genome window below encodes:
- the lyve1 gene encoding lymphatic vessel endothelial hyaluronic acid receptor 1: protein MCMFSESALSPVFQIVLYGFVGCHVFPDSDLDQGMAFELDNNFVPSCKIGSGISAALKKGPHSNFTRCGSASLYQHSRLGSSRTWISLVSLIMAFRFGITFFFFSVWIINLTIQGTFLSKDIYTSKCRIAGITLVSYKNQANFNFTEAQQVCRQLDLMLAHNSEVEKAWKHGFETCSFGWVAERYAVISRIIPNEKCGQNKTGVAIWRLPVNRKARAYCYNSSDTWVNSCIPEATTLALPDVSTEMNSTSTFLPQDTSAIVQTSEPPQTKGLQKLYRVKCVTEIITPKPTTEEEIVLSPDKRTAFKNDGIQFGGVPIALLVLALIFFVASVVLAVCYIKKYKKTFPFSKKNEKKEEIETKNVKQTKTSNKSPQEEPKNRKKAAEPQSKPEPPVKCLEAEV from the exons ATGTGCATGTTTTCTGAGTCAGCACTCAGtcctgttttccagatagttCTTTATGGTTTTGTGGGGTGTCATGTGTTTCCCGATAGTGACCTTGACCAGGGAATGGCTTTTGAGCTGGACAACAACTTTGTTCCTTCCTGCAAAATAGGCAGTGGCATTTCAGCAGCTCTCAAGAAAGGACCTCACTCCAACTTCACAAGGTGTGGCTCAGCATCGCTTTATCAACACAGCAGATTGGGAAGCAGCAGGACCTGGATTTCCCTAGTGTCATTGATAATGGCATTTCGTTTTGGAattaccttcttcttcttctcagtgTGGATTATAAACCTCACAATACAGGGCACTTTTCTTTCAAAag ATATTTACACTTCCAAGTGCCGGATTGCTGGAATTACTCTTGTTTCATATAAGAACCAAGCAAATTTTAACTTCACTGAAGCACAGCAGGTGTGCAGGCAGCTAGACTTAATGCTGGCACATAACTCTGAAGTAGAAAAAGCTTGGAAGCATGGCTTTGAAACCTGCAG TTTTGGCTGGGTAGCAGAAAGATATGCTGTCATTTCCCGGATAATTCCAAATGAAAAATGTGGTCAAAATAAAACTGGAGTAGCCATCTGGAGACTCCCAGTCAACAGGAAGGCCCGTGCTTACTGTTATAACTCTTCAG ACACATGGGTCAATTCCTGCATCCCAGAAGCAACTACACTTGCATTGCCAGATGTGTCAACAGAGATGAACTCCACTTCAACATTCTTGCCTCAGGACACTTCAGCAATAGTTCAAACATCAGAGCCACCACAGACCAAAGGTCTTCAGAAATTGTATCGTGTTAAATGCGTAACAGAGATCATAACACCAAAGCCAACCACAGAAGAGGAAATAGTACTTTCACCTGACAAACGAACTGCCTTTAAAAATGATGGCATCCAGTTTGGAg GTGTACCCATTGCTCTTCTTGTGCTTGCCCTCATCTTCTTTGTAGCTTCAGTGGTTTTAGCTGTCTGCTACATCAAAAA ATACAAGAAAACATTTCCATTTTCTAAAAAGaatgagaagaaagaagaaattgaAACCAAGAATGTCAAACAAACAAAGACAAGTAACAAAAGTCCTCAGGAGGAACCAAAGAACAGAAAAAAGGCAGCAGAACCTCAGTCCAAGCCTGAACCACCTGTGAAATGTTTGGAAGCAGAGGTTTAA